The Zalophus californianus isolate mZalCal1 chromosome 6, mZalCal1.pri.v2, whole genome shotgun sequence DNA window TTGCTATAGTCATATACTTTGTGGATTTTTTGGGATTTTCCACATAGgcagtcatgtcatctgtgaacaaagacagttttatttctccctttccaacctgtataccttttattttctttttcttgtctcattACATTAGCTGGAACTTGTGGTATGATGTTGAATAGGAATAATAAAAGCAGACAGTCTTTCCTTACTCCTTATCATAAGGGGAAAGCATCTAGTTTCTCACAagtgtgatgttagctataggctttttttttaatgttttttttaatcaagttgaggaaattcctctctctttctagtttgttgagagtttttaatcatgaatggtgTTGGACTTTATCAGATACCTTTTCTGCATCACGTAATAGGaccaaatgatttttctttactCTATTGATGTCTTGGAtttcactgattgattttcaaatgttgaaccagctttgcgtacttggaataaatctcatttggttgtggtgtataattctttttctatattgttggatttgttttgttaatattttgtagaggatttttttgcatttctgttcatgaaagatattggtctatagttttccttttttgtagtatctttatcTAGTTTGGGTTTTAGCGTAATGTtagcttcatagaatgagttaggaggcgctccctctgcttctgttttctggacGCTATTGTGGAGAAGTGTTATAAttccttccttaaatgtttggtagaaattaCGTGTGAATCCGTCTGGTcctggtatttttatttctggaaggtTATTACTTACTGATTGAATTCCTTTAACAAATATAGGCCTACATAGATTATCTGTGTctccttgtgtgagttttggaagtttgtgtctttcaaggaattagtTGTTTCTATCTAAGTAATCAATTTTGTGGACAGAATTGTTGAAAATATTCTCTTCTGATCCCTTTAATATCCAGGGAGTCAGTGATGATTTCTCTTCTATAAGTAatgttagtaatttgtgtcttctctttttttttccttgtgagtctggccagaggtttattaattttattgatcttttgaaGAACAACTTTTGGCTTTATTGATTTCTCTTTACTGTTTTCTAGTTGTAACAGTCTGTCATTGCCATCCTGCTTATGTCGGGTCATTGACTTCCTGGGTTCTCTTCTTATTCATTGTGTATTTCACTTTCTGTGGTCTCTGCTCAAGAGCCAAACGGACAAACTTGTGACCTGGGGGGTATGCCAAACTCCTTGCTGGGTGGTGGAGATGTTGTAACTGTTCTTCATTCTCTTcattgctgtttctttttttcatcattCTCTGTTTAGCATAGTTTTGCAAGTAAATCATGTCATATTTTGCTTTCCctgtattctttaaaatgtttaattcagTGGCCCCCTCAGTGTTACTTATTCCTGTGATCCTAGGACTGGTTGATCTGGAGAGGAGTATCAGGGAAGTTGGCTTCTGTTCTTTAATAGAAGGTTTTGAATCAGAATTTTAATGAGGACCCTTAGAAGTTACGTGGTCTGACCTTCtcactttataaataaagaaatttaggCCCAGAGAGATAAACTAAATTTCCAGGATCACACAACTTGTTATTGGTGGGGAATCTGTGTTTCCTAGTCCTgttttttcatcttcttctttACCTTTTTGAGGTATCCATTGATAGTGCATTTTCCCCAACTCtaatctaaaaagtcattgcttcccatttcctttatggtaattttgcagttttaatatacataaaatcaaGTTTTTTGGGCAAGATAgtataaaaaaacttttttttggaTAATACAGAGTTGCTAGAAataacaagtaacaaaatgattttaaatgatttGATGATTTCAATTATTACAGTTAGATTCAGTTATTAGAGTTACTACTCATTTAGGCAAGAATAAAAGATACAGTTACCAGAATGTGGCTTTGGaatattatgattatgattatattttctaaagtaggctccacattcccagtgtggagcccaatgtggggcttgaactcatgaccctgagatcaagacctgagctgagatcaagagtcagaggcttaaccgactgagtcacccaggcgcccctggaatattattttgaaaaagattttgttAAACCAAATAAGCCTTGGAGAGGCAATAcattttcaacttaatttttacCTTTGACATTAACCAAGATGAAATGTGATTCCAGCACTTACAGTATGTACAGTTTACTTTGGCGATGTGCTTTTGTTTCAGACAGAACCAAGTTGTATTACTAGACACACTGGAACAGgagatttcaaaatttaaagaatgtCATTCTATGTTGGATATTAATGCTTTGGTAAGTATGATTTAGTTGACACAGCGTAATGAGAGCTTGGCTTAGAAATAACTAGGTTTATCCTGTGCAACTTTGTACTTAGGTATATTTAGGATCTTTTCctctaatttttaatgtttaggaTTTGTCTTTTAACAGGAAACCTTTATTTACTTTACTAGAACTTCCATTGTCTTGAATTGTTATCTTTCGAATGTTGAACTTGTAGTAGAAAATGGAACTTATTTGTTAAAGTCTGgaatagatttgctcataataatTAAAGACTTCTAAAAGAGAACTAAGAGAACTAAAAGTAAGGAACTTTTGGGGTGCTGTGTTTCGCCTTAAGGAGCGTGCATCTCTCCTAATCAAttacaagacttttttttttttttttttttattcatgagagacagagggggagagagagagggagacgcaggctcccaaggagaagggagcctggcgcgggacccgatcccaggaccctgggaccatgacctgagccgaaggcagacacttaaccatctgagccacccaggcgcccgaattacaagactttttaaaaatcaacattttatttaattgtatggCCCATTCATAGTGTCATAACATATTAATGCTGAAATGGACCCTTTGGGGGGTCCTTTATAAATCCTTTATATCTTTCAGTGTATGTTACAGTAGTGAATTTCATCAGAAGCTTTATAGCTTTTTGATGAGAGGACTGATGCTCTATTTTAAGAAGCAGGGAATTAACAAAAATAAGGAACTTTCTTTTCACCTCAACATTAAGCAGTAGCTTGGTTTGTATGATTTTGTGGACTTTCATACATGTgtcaaaaaatgaactttttgttGAACAAATGTGGCTCATTAATGTTTTCCCTTTATAATGATCAAAAACAGAGTTCATCTTCTGTAGCATTAGGCAGAGGCCTGGGGTAGTAAATACAAAGTCTTCCACTTAATGGTTTTCTGACTTGTTCTCAAGGGAGATGGACAAGGCTACGCTGACCTACTTTTGTCTTCCCCACTGAATTCATATTGCAGCagaacaaacatttgctgagtgaatgagtgataaatgaatgaaccaaGCAGATGTAATAGTGTAACTTCAGTTTGCAAGGGTCttcctgttttttcctctctcagccCAAGAGTGGTTTGATTATCATTCAGGAGCTGAGAACTGTAAGGCcctggggaggcgggggcgggaCAGGGAAGAGGATCTGTAAGCTCTAGAACTCATCAGACTAAGACTTTACTTGTAGATACATGTAGGTTGCTAATTTCTTTACTGACACATCTCTTATTCTTGTTACTTGGTCTTCTCTTTCTGTTAACCTTGGCTCCTGAGAATGAggtgcttttttcttttgctcccaTCTCTGGCTGAGATGGAATGTCCATACATACCATGACTTGGGAAGGAGTGTCCTTACAGAGGTGGTTCTGCGTGGTCTCACTTTAGAAGCCCAAGGAACATGACCAGATTTGTCCACAGCCCTCTCAGGATTATCTGGCCATAGCTTGGTTTTTCCTGATGGGCGGACACTTCACTGAAATTGTCCTGTGTACCCTGCTCAGGCTCTCCCCTGTAAAGACAGTAGAGTGTTCTCCTTTTTCTTACATGAAACTGATAGCATTACTGGATAGTCTTagtaaaattttaggattacattgcatgtttttaaagcaaaatgttaCCTGTACACAATATAAATGTCTATTTTATGTTTCGTAactctttttttcaatttgaacTGAATCAAATGTTTTCAAATGCCTGTTAGTGgtttaaatgaaatttgaattttggcATTAAAATTAGATAATTAAGGTTTTAAAAGATGTGACCGTTGAGGCAGAATGAACTGTAATTTATAACTCATCCATTTTACTATTTcaaaatgtctgttttttcccttttttttttttaatttcagcctatTTTAACTtggcttttcatttccttttccatgtTTAGTTCACTGAAGCTAAACACTATCATGCCAAGTTGGTGAATATAAGAAAAGAGATGTTGATGCTTCATGAAAAGACGTCGAAGTTAAAAGTGAGTTGACAGTTCtttcaagttctttatagaaGCAGAGgtttaattgtttgtttttttcagtattCATCTTCTGACTTCTTAGATATGCATATACAATAACATACTTAATTCATGgttcactgttttcttttaaaacacataCTACTCTGGGCTTTTCTACTCATAGCTGGGCTTTTAAGGAGCTCGTGTTTTCATTGTCCCTGCTGTTCTCATTCAGTAAGAGTTTGGagtaagaaactaaaaaaaatttttttatattaagggGCACCTTAAAGTATCCAgacaaatttaaaagttaaatatgaaatttattaAATGCATGTGGATTACCTCAAGTCAGAGCACTGCTACTTTGAAATGAGGCCACAACTGATAAGCCTTGATTGTTCtcttggttttaaatttttttgacacAGAAAAGAGCACTTAAGCTACAGcagaagaggcagaaagaggaGTTGGAGAGGGAGCAGCAACGCGAGAAggaatttgaaagagaaaagcagttaaCTGCCAAACCAGCTAAGAGGACGTGAGAAGCTGAGCGCGCATGTGTGTTCGCCCTCCCCTGCCCGTATGGCCGGCATCCAGGGTGACCTCAGGGTAGGCTGGGGTGAAGGTAGTGCCTTATGCCACTGTCTCCCATCTCGCAGTCCTTTCCGCAGGACTGCTGTCTCCATATCTTCATTTCCGCATTCAGGAAGCTTCCCCCACCAAGTAGAAGACATAATGTCACTCGGTTTGAGGATTTACATGTAATTTTCCAGCTTCTGTTCTGcataattttcaaattcattattttggCCTTGAATGATTTATAAACTGGAAAGTGGTCTAGACTCTAAGTGATTAAAAACTAGGATGAGTTTTGTAGCATCTTGGTAAGCACGGATTTAAAAGATTCAGTTTCTTATTTATGGAATGACTTGCCTTTCTGGCAACACAGTGCTGGTTTTTGGTAATTGCCGTTTCATCGCTTGGTTAAGAAGAAGTGCTAACTGTTCCATCACATATGCCTTTGGAAAAGAGGTGGTATAAGCCTTTGTGAAGAACACGATGGAGACATGTGTACACAGGAAATAGCATCTTAGACATGGGACAGGTGGGCAAGATTCCAGATAGACCCTGCTAACCATCCCCTCTGCTTCCTAATGTTgttgctctctcattctcatgTATTCTCTGTGCTGAAAATAGGTGATCCCTACTCCTAACGTTTGGCAGGGGTGATAGAGCTGTCACACGCTCAAATATGCTTCAATGTTTATAATACTTAGGGTTGTCACACCCTGAGATACAGTTGCCAAATTGATAAGACTCCAACTTTCCAAATGGAAGGTCTAATCGCTAGTTCTGTCTATCCTCTGATTTGCTGTGTGGCCTTATATGTGGTTAcattttctgtgcttttaaaaaaaattcataaagtaGAATGATATCTATGCCAactacccattttatagataatgatAAGAATGGTAGAAAATTAGCAAATAGCTTCTTCACAAAAGAGGCGGCATGATACCTTGAGTGTTTTCTGGATTGTTCCCCTCAATATTTTTAGTAGGAACTTATTCGAGGGAAATATCACatgaagtttcattttttaagattgagattattcattgttttaatattatttaatatccaACTGGTCTTTAATCTCTATTACACACTGTACAGAACCTATAAAGGTGTATGCTTAGAATTGTGTATCTTTTATAGTCTACATTACATTTTTGGTAAGCTGGAATCACTACCTCTGATCTCATATCAGGCTAACCATGGAGAGGGCATTAGATTTAAGTTGACTGCTAAAAACTGGTCTATTTAAAGGTTTAAACAGTTTATTGGAAAGCCGGTCCCTTTAATGAATGAATTATGATCTCACAATTTACTTGACTTTACCggatacttaaaaatataaatatattttatcttaaaaggCTACATTTGCCCTCAAACACTAAGTGAAACTTGCCTGGGACAGGATTCATTAGCACTTGCAGGACAATGTCACCTAAATTGCTGAATGTACTCATTTATATAAGGCTATgcattgtttttcagagtggtgtGTGGGTTAGCTGCAGTGATTATTTAAAATGCTGGTTTCTGGACACCACTTTCAATCTAACTGAAGTAAAtctacttatttgtttttgtcttttttttttaaatttttttgtccCCCCCAAGTGGTTCCCGATGTACCTTAAAAGTTGTGACCCATTGGTCTAGTGCTCTAGGTCAGAGGTTCACACTAGGCTGCATGCCATTATCACCTGAGAacttcagaacaaaacaaaacagacattcTGGAAGATTCTTAACCATTAGTTCTGAGGTGGGGCCCATGCAAATTTTGAGAGCTCCCCACATAATTCTAATACAGGGGACTACTCATCTAGATTGTCTGTGATTTATATTTATAAGGAATGAGATAGTTTAAAAGCTACCCAGTAACTCTTGGGATTAATCTTACGAAATTCTGAACTGCTGCTTTTGATATAAAGTTAGATTTAAGACTGGAATAGATAGCAGGCAGGAAATAGATACGGAATTCtggttaattaattgaacttttGTGAtctgtattaaaataaatcatgtttaTTGAGTGAGTGGCAAGGCACATATACTTTTAGAATTGTATTTaagttttgaagattttttaaaatgtcaagaatATATATTAGCAACTGCTATTTTTAGGTCAGTTGTAAATCAGAAGTACTGTTACATTGGTAATTACAATCTAAAACTTTAGCTGTATTTCAGTAGCATAGAAATATATCTTACTGACTAAACCTAAATGGAACCCTTTATATTAGTCTTGAAATATTTTTGCACAATATGGTAAATTGGTACTTGGTTTGAAAATAATTACCTTTGGTTTTTTGGTGGAAAAAAATTGCCTTTATTTTGAACTATATCACACATACACTGAACTAAAGTGACAGttaattttgtatttactttAGAGTAGGTATTATGTAAATATGCAGACATTGAATGTAATATGGATTGTGTCTGCAGTGAGTGTTTGGTTGTATACAGTTCATAATATGCCAGTTACACACCCTTGTACATTTGTCTGATTTTGAGCTTGTACAATGTGGACTACTTTttacacatttaataaaaaaaaaaggtctctgaATTATCCCAGGTCCTTTATGAAGCTCTGTTTTGTATGTAGCACTGTGTGTTTCcctttatgtattattatttcaaacattttattcctttgctttcttctcctgTCATCTACTTAATGTGTTCTGTGGATTGTATCACAAAATGAGTGGGCTACTCATGAAATCCTTTTCAGAAGGatgatagaggggcgcctgggtggctcagttggttaactacctgccttcagctcgagtcatgatgggctcgagccccacgttgggcttcctgctcagcggtgagtttgctccctctccctctgctgctttccctgcttgtgtgctctctctctctctctctctctgtcaaatggataaataaaatcttaaaaaaaagaagatgatagaaaGTCCTGTGAAACGATTCTGGTTGAAATCACCCAACTTCATGAAGTTATTTGAGAATAGAAATGATAACTataacagttatttatttattattttcactacAACTTTTAGTGATTTGGTAGAGGATCCCTGCATGAATCACCTGTAAATAATGGAGATTTCCAACTAATAGAATATTTTAGgtcaggtttttaatttttttaatatgggagTCCATGGACTTCTGTGGATAGCCTTTGGCGGGGACATGAACTCTCATAAATCTCTCCTAgaattttgtatgtatgtgtttccCAAGATTGGATCTATAGATTTCATTAGGTTcttttatgtacatataaaatttctttcaaagcaatgatttttaatgattaaaCCTCCAAACCTCActgtgcatatatttaaaaaaattacttagttTCTAGGTTTTCCTTTTGGAtgaggttttattcatttatttgtttattgcttgtttgtttgttttaagtaaactcaACACCACACTTGGGGCTTAAATtcactcacaacctggagatcaagagttgcgtgctcagggtatctgggtggctcagttggttaagtgtctgacttcagctcaggtcataatctcagggtcctgggctaaagccctgcgttgggctctatgctccgtggggagtcagctggtccctctgcccctgccccccctcatgccttctctctctctcaaataaataaataaataaaatcttaaaaaatgagttgcatgctctacccattgagccagtcaggcacccagATAGTTCCTATATTGTGTATTTGTTCAAAGACTGTGTTTATACAGATTAATCAGATATTTAAGATTTGTTCTCTTGCATGTTCATACTGTTTTAGCTCTGTTTGCATGTATGAGGCCAGAGGGCCATCCGGTCTTTTGGTTAGCATTTGGGTGAGACTAGGTTTATTTCAAAGCCATTAAGAGAGTGAAGAGAGTAGTCAAGGGAGACAATTCTAATGACTCGTTTGAAAAGCGCTTAGAGCAAAAATTCCATAGAAACACAGTGTGAAGGAAGGGTGGTCAAAGAGAAGACAGGTAAAATTTGGGGCAGTGTGGGAATGATAATCGAGAAAGAGACAAGGGAAGGCCAAGTATGAAGTAGAAGGGAAAGGTAATGATCTTTGGCAGACCTGTGTAGCCTGAAAAGAAGGGAAACTGATATGCATGTACAGaataataaattaacaaaacCCACCTATTTAGGATAGGTTTAGTAGGTCGCCCCCTACTGTCACTTCATCATAAATTGGGAGAGAAGGTTGTAGCTAGCTGTTCCTTCTGGTTTAgatcataaatatatttctaatatgcTTTAGGAGGCTTGCAGTGCTCCAGTCTGGATAAGGATGGGGCTGAAAATTTCTGAGCATGTGTGGGTGCGGCTCACTCCTATTCTAGTCTTGACTTTTATTAGAACTTTGGAAAAGACAGTCAAAAAGTATATTGAACACTGTGCAAGGGAATATGGGAATCCTAAGcaacaaaaatgtgtatatagACCGGAACGTTCTGGCCTCTGCTTTGATCATAAAACTGCAGTGTGTAGGGCTTTAGGAATATAGTGGTTGGGATTGCGGCCTCTGAAGTCAGACTGCTGTGGTTTCTACTCCTGGATTGGTTTCGGGCCTTGGACTTGCTTGATCCCCGTGTACCTCAGTTTTCTAAACTGTAAGGTTGGGATAAGTGTTTCTGGCTTTTTAAGTTACAAGGTTTCATGATATcgacataaaaacaaaatagagctCGGGAAATGGTGGATGTTAGAGTATCTTAAAGCCACACATAATCCCACGGGGGCGGTGGTGCTTATTTTGCCCCTCTTTACATGTTGATTTTGGCTTACTGGGTTCCCGCTGCCTAGGATCCTTCATCCTGTAATGTCTGCCTCTTGAGACACCTGTTTGTTCTTTGCAGCTCAAATGTCATTTATGGTTTTCCAAACCACTtcctaaagaatttcttttttcttgtgttctATATAGTACTTAATAATACATTTGCCTTCTCATGAACGGTATTAGTTATGTGCTCACATGTCTCTCAAGGTCAAGGGTACTTCGTAGTCATCTTTTTATTCTGTGGTGCAGTTTGTACCTGGTCTACAGTTGGTGtcttagtcagggttctccagagaaacagaaccagtagggtgtgtgtgtatgtatgtgtgtgtgtgtttagagagagagaggagaaaagatttattttaaggaattggctcccaTGATTGTGGGGGCTGGTAATTCCAAAATCTGCAGGACAGACTGGCAGGTCAGAGACCCAGGGAAAAGCTGATGTTGGAGCTTGAGTTCAAAGG harbors:
- the BLOC1S6 gene encoding biogenesis of lysosome-related organelles complex 1 subunit 6, producing MSVPGSTSPDGVLPGPPLGRGAGEPTPGLRDTSPDEGLLEDLTVEDKAVEQLAEGLLSHYLPDLQRSKQALQELTQNQVVLLDTLEQEISKFKECHSMLDINALFTEAKHYHAKLVNIRKEMLMLHEKTSKLKKRALKLQQKRQKEELEREQQREKEFEREKQLTAKPAKRT